The following is a genomic window from Nymphaea colorata isolate Beijing-Zhang1983 chromosome 3, ASM883128v2, whole genome shotgun sequence.
GTGCGCTTGCATGGCCTAAATATGGAGAAATGTGAGGccgatttttctttttgtgccTCAAAAGTAATTCTCTTTCTCACTTTGAGATATCTATATCTTGGTCATGATCATGAAGGTCTCTGTAAATCGATCTAGCTATCAATAAAATGGCAATACAATAATATGCTGAGTGCCGCTTTGTTGATTGGCCGAAAGTTGAAACCAATAGTGGAGTAAGAttcttgaaaattgaaataccGTCCGcttttttgacattttcttcttACAGCTGGTGGCCATCTAATTATATCTACGGATGCTCATGACTTTCTTAAGATATCCAAGTGTTATTGACTGCAAGAGCAAatccggttttttttttttttgtatagttTGATGCAGATGTCATGGCCGACACAATGCCGATGTCACAAGAAACCAATGGCCATACGgtcttttggtttttctttcttctttttttcttatatatatatatatatataagtgaataGTGGCAGAGTCACCAAGCTTATTCATGAGGGCAGCCCAATTCATCGTTTAACggttttcaaaaaacaagaaaaatgtgttAATTAATCTatattaaacaattaaaatacCCATCAcctttcttattgtttttaaCTCAATCGTTGATCACGATGAATCAGACATCTTCATGACTGAGCTggcaccattcaattttcttatatatatatatatatatatatatatatatatatatatatatatatgtaagattATTATGGAGATTGACAGTCCCATTACTGTATCCTTCTTTTTAGATAAATCTAGTTCACAAATCCTTGACTCAGttaatttgcattttttttgttttgttgggggttgggggggggggggggggggtgtggtgTTAGCATGGCGGCCGAAGGTTCGCTTTTGATCAGTTAGAATTTCAGGAAGAAGATGAGGTAAGACAGGACCGATCTTCCATCATCCTTTCAGAAGTCAAAAGCAATTTGAAACTGTTGCCTCTGCTCCTTAATTAATTACCAATTATCAAACCTTTTAGAAGCTTCACAACAACTACGCTGACCTTCACAGGCGTGGGTTGTGTGGGAGAGAGCAGGTCTGCAGTCAACCGGAGAAGCTCCTTTCGAACGTACGATCTGTTGGAAAAGTATGACTTGGACTTATCAGCGTCGAACTTTCCGatcctctccctctttttctccctGTGGTTCTGAAAAACGATCACCTTCCAAGTTGTCTGATTAGAAACCAAAATCATGATGCCTTTCAATGGGGTGCTAACCAGGAAAAACACTTTCTGTAATCTAATCTGTAGATAACCAAGTTTCAGATTCTGGCTAGCTAGGCATCGCCTATGCTAGTTGATAGAAAATGGAGATATTTCATGCAAATTTCTGTAATACTTTAGGATAAGAGTTGCTGCTTTTTATAATGGTTAGTTAGGAGACAGCAAATCGTCCAGTGATTTTGGGGACACACTACTCCTAATAAGTAGTGTTCTTTCTACGAACCCTAATAGGTGGTTAGAAGAAGTGACGACACCAATTTTTGgctatttctttttcagtaGACTACTCCATGTTCACCTACTCTCACATCATAAATTTGTGTTTCATCTATATTCAAGCGACACAAGTATgtttctgttatatatatatatatatatatatattcatttgtcTATTTAAACAGTAATCGATTTTAAATATTATCATACAATTAAAGAAGGTCTAACCTTTCTTGCATGATTATTGTAGTCTTACTGTCAGGGATAATCATAGGACGTTAACGGAATTGCAAAACAGAACTTCTGAACGTCCATTAATATTATCGTTTCGATATTAATCCATTTTATTCTGctttttttggaagaaaaacctCATGATATTCATGATATTAAAGCATTCAAAAGAGATCAAGAGTTTGACACCGAAACACGCAGTTGTTTTGacattagatatatatatttatttatttagagagagagagagagagagagagagaaagagagtttccAGCCTGGTATAAATTTCTCCAATTCAAACTTAGATAGCGACGGGAGATACGCATTAAATGGAGGGTGAGAGAAACCGTTTATGTTGTCATTTTCCCCAACAAATACACGATTATACAAGGAGGACAACGAGGTTGACAAAGTCTTGTATTTTGGCCGTTTTGTTTCGGCCAATTGAAACCAACATAAAAAGTTAAGTCGCGTCCATCAACACCCCTAGCTGGCAATAACATCCTCTTCGTGTCTTTAGCGTAAGAGTCAACTCATGTGCATCTTCCTTTTGATTGTGATCTCCACTTGAAGATTGAAAATTAAGGTTTGATATTTAATCGCTTGATTATGTTTTCTATGTGTACATACTCTCTTTAATGTGTACTTTTGCCTTGAAATGAAGAATAAaagaagttgattttttttttttgctcttgtcTATTGGGTAAGTAAGACGATTATTTCATTATGTTGCCGAAAACCCCCCACCTTCCCCCTCATTCTAGACCCAAGGTATCCGTTTAGTTTTCAATGTCTCAAAATGATGTTTCTGCTATGATTTAACTTGCATATTAATACCTCCTCTCATAATGCATGAAGTTGACTCCTCAAGTGCTCCATCTGGACGTGGGGGGAAATAGTCAAACACCCTAATTACATTTTCTTGGTACGATTGAGATTGAGttctttttttgacattttatatataattttgtcatCTTCACTTTCAATAATGATGCATGCATAGTTGGTTGACAAAAGGGTAGTTGCTATTTTGGTTCACATGATCATCAAAACCATGGGTAAGAGCCGCAGCTAGCATGGTCCAGTTTCTTCGAGCCACTGaccaaaatgaacaaaaaaaagccaGTGACGACTAAGTTGTGAGCCTTTCTAAATGGGATATATAAGTCCTGGTCCGCATTGACCCTATTTTGCTGATTTTTCAAACCCAACGTTGAAAATTCTTGTCTCGTTTCAACGTTTTCCGGTGTGAATTCTCCCTCCACATCAAACCGACGGACCTTGCTAGCTAGACTTGAACGGAAAAAGTTTGAATACGTGAGCCAACGGGGCCCAGAGGCGCAGTACGCACCCAAGCATCATTAGTTCGAAACCAATTAAGTGCTGCATGTTTCAGGCTTATGGGTCGTATTATTTGGGTTCGTTaatcaagagaaagagaggggaggAAGCAGATGGGGTAGGTTCACTGAGCTCACTGTTTGAAACCGTGTTGGAACTTGAGTGCAATTGTATAAGATAGCCCTAAGAGATCCAGTTCACGGCTTCATAGTCAATTGAGAAtttattaaccatatatttagtaACCCATATCTAACTTCGCTGCCCCTAAAAAGGGTGGGTTTTCAAGATAAGTGGTTCCGCTAACATAGTGCATCATTTAGGACGAGCGATCTGTTTTGCTCCGACCAAATAGAAACCACTCTAGAATGTCTGCGGTGAGAATTCATTCCTATGGTGTGAAGTCAAACGCGAGGTTTCTCACAGCAACAACGCTCCTGAAATTTCTCTCCATATGGTTTGGCCCTTTTGTGTTGAGAAAGACGGATGAAGAGCAGAGCCCCAGGAAGGGAGGGCTGCTGTTGCCGTGCTGCCGGCTGCGTCTCGTTCGACGACCAAATTAAAGGAAGCTCGGTGTGGAGTGCGAGCGAAGCCACCGGAATTAATAAGAGCTCCCGCGGCTGACTGCCGTGTTGACCATATCTCTCTTACTTGGTAAAACCAAGCGGCGGTAAAATCAACACGCGGTGTTATACACAATCTCAGTTGAAGCCATGAAAGCCTAGCTAGATTGACTTCCCACGGCGTCTACTCCTTCCCAACCTCACGCCCCCCTTCTTTTATTAAACAATGTCGGAATACGCGGCCGACCGCTgcttctttattattattatatctttaatttcaaaactttacttcatcaaaattatatatatatatatatacatatatattatagaaaGGCCTTCTAGTAAAGATGAGAAATAAATGAGGGCCATATTGATATGATACAGTAGCAGCCCAAGGGTTCCATTAACGTGCATGTTAATGCAAGCTTCGAGGTGCAATGAAAATCATAATTCCATGCTTGAAAAGGAGCTGCAGGTTTGGAAATTTATGCAATCTCCGGGACAAAGAAAATGGTATATGGAGGACTTAACTTATATGGGGTTTGACCTTGATCTTAACTAATACCGAAAGTCGACAAGGTCTGTTGGGGTATTAAGAAAGGAGGTCCGGTAAACATGCCTTGTTGGACGCATATATAATCAAACAGATTCACGAACGGAATCGGGTTTGGTTGATGATCAAAATCTATTTTTAAGGACTGTGAACGTCTTAAGCAATTGGGTGCTGattaagtttttttatatattgtttaCTTGGGGGAAACAGCCTTCGGCATAAAACCTTAAAAACTATACCCTTATACTTTCAAGGTTCTAGCTTGCTTAAACTTAAATcagaactatatatatatatatatatataagtaggTAGGAACTAGGTCATGaggtgcatatatataaaagtaggTAGGGACCAGTTGCTATGGTCGGCAGCAGATCCATGGGTCTAGGCCAACTCAGTCCATCACAAAGGCTGCATTCTCCTGAACAGATGGAACGGAAGCATGATGCGATTTGTTTGGAACCGAACGGACCTTCCACAAAGATTGGATCAATTATGAGAATGAGCCATCAAAAGGCAAACCTAACcaataaaagcaaataaaaggTACCAATATGTATGTTCAGTACAATAATTGGATCAAACCTGCCCGTCCAGACCTCGGTCAATCTAACATGTTGTATTCGGGCAGCTGGGTAAGTTAGCCGAGCGAGACATCGAAATTGGATCTAGTACTACCGCTAAAGATGATCACAAATCCACCTATTCAATCCGAACCCATTTGCGTTTGCACCCCTTATTTGCCACGGGCACTATCATGTGGGTTGTGATCGTTAGAACGAAGAACAGAAACAAAAGTTATAAATCTTCAAACAATTAAGACATAAGTATACAAATATAGATGATAAGAGGATCAGTGGTTTATATGGCGTTAAGACAGTTCTACATATGTGAAAGAACACGGGCAATCTTAATTCGAGAAAAGCACCAGACGGATCGATTACAATAATTTGATACTTTCATGATTTCCTTCCAAGGTCAGCTAAATAGATCAAAACttagctttcatatatatatatatatatatatatatataagaccaAATAGACCGGAGAAGCAAGAGGGGGGAGGCGTGAGCTGCCACGTGCAGACGGCCGAAGGCTTGTCCTTGCGGGGGCGAAATTGCTGTGATAGATTCTGCTTCAAgaaagacaagaagaaaaaaacccgagtcttcctcctccctccccccTCCCtatttttctctcccttttcaactcttatatattttaatgctatcgttccctctttctttctttcttccttattttttttccttgtgcacaCTAGGCCCCCATCTTTACGACTCGTTAATATTAAATTTCACGTGACAgatcttctctctttctctctccccacctTTTCTCCGGTATAAACTTGGTACCATCTGCACTCTgtttggttcatcttcttcccaCCGCTTCCAACAGACTCCAGCTGGTCTTGGCGATATCCAGACAGGATCAGCCATGGGTAGGGCTCCGTGTTGTGACAAAGCCAACGTCAAGAGAGGGCCATGGTCTCCTGATGAGGACAACAAGCTTAAGGAGTACATCCAACAGTTTGGCACCGGGGGGAACTGGATCGCTCTGCCGCAGAAGATTGGTGAGTACTGCTTTCCCAATCTGTCTCGGTGGTAATTTTATGATCTGTGCATTCCGCCGAGGTGATCTGCTGCTTGGGTTTCGTTTCGATGTAGAAGATGGTGATTGATCCAGGCTCCAGCTGCCACTCACGTAAAACATCCTCTTAGGTCTCCAAACAAATTGAAGGCATATATGGGAAACGTTTCTCTGCAAGTTCCTAGATCGCATGTTTTCTCtgacaaaaggaagaaaaaaagtctTGGTCTATTTGAGATTCATGTTATCTCTAATTTTGATGCCGTTGGAAACAGAATTAGAACTGGTGATAGCCAGCCTAGAAAACGAAAAACACAGAAACTAGATGACCAATCCCgctttggttttccttttttatacTGATAATTTCTTCCTTTGTTATAGGGCTGAAGAGATGCGGGAAAAGTTGTAGATTGAGATGGCTGAACTATCTGAGACCCAACCTTAAGCACGGCGGCTTCTCAGAGGAAGAAGACAATATTATTTGCAGTCTCTACATCAACATTGGAAGCAGGTATTTTGTGCCACCCTGGAAAGGGTTGCAAAAATTCAAGTCTTGCCAATTAATGGTTTTCCTTCCATGACTGGTTCTTCCCTCTTGTCTCTGTCATTTACTTAAGAATGCTGTTGCCTGTGGCTATATGGTCAGATGGTCTATTATTGCTTCCCGATTGCCAGGGAGAACTGACAACGACATCAAGAATTATTGGAACACCAAACTGAAGAAGAAGCTGCTGTGCAAAAGCAAAGAACAGATACAAGCTATAAGCTCATCGTCATTGAATGGTAATAATATGAATAATGGAAAGCATCTGGAAAAGCCGCCCATTGCGTTTTCTGATGGTATTATTGGCCACCAAAACTCGTCCTGGTTTCAGCCATGTATTCCTTCTTTATCATCCACTGCATATCAAAGCCAAACTGCATCAGCTTATGACCATTGCTCATTCAAGACATTGCTGGAAATGACTGAGGTCGGGAGGTCCTCAAATCTCGATCAATATGATAAGAAGAGAATCCCCAGAGAGCAGCTCTACCAGTCTTGCACCAACGACTACGCTACTCTCAGCAATGATTTTTCTATCAGTGAAGCCTCCAGCTCTATCAACGATGGGGATCTCAACTCGCCATTAATGAGCCAGTACCAGATAAAGGAGAGGACCATGAACAACACGTTTGAGGAGGGGTCTTCTGTCAGCCTTCCTGCCGAACTAAACGACGATATACAGGCATTTGAGGCACTGAACTCCTTGTATGGACTGCATAACACTAGCTGGTGTGGTGACCTAAGTTCGTCTTCTTGCGGTGGGTCGACTGACTTCTCTTTCCTGTCCCAGCAGCAAGAGCTATTACCGGCGTTCGCGCTGGGACCTAATTACTTTGTGCAATAGATCTACAACATGGGTTGATAATGTATATCAGTGCTGTAAATTCCACGATGGTCGTCGTCTAAAACCCAGGAAACCATTTTTAAAGCCATTTCATGTGAGATTTCGGTCGGTTTATTTCTTCATGTGGTGAGACGTTGTCATTGTGTATTTGACTGGTCTTTGTCAGAGTTAGCTGCTCGATCTGTTCCCCATACGGAACAGTTCAACACTGTTAATTTGTTGGTTTATGCGGATAGAGGCCGGGAATCTACAAGACTCAGGTGGATGTATAGAATAGAAAGAGAATTTCTCAAGGCCTTATTCATCTTGTTTTCTTTAGCAAAGCTGATCACAGCGTGACTCTGATCTCGAGAGCATGAACTTGGGGCCTTTGTcttcccctttcttttcctgtCCGTAACTGAATAGTCTTTCCCTGCTTCCccggaaaaggaaaagcaacTGCTGCAATTGAGCAGAAAGATTCCAAACAAATGAGTGGACTTCTTCCCCTTTGGCATTGCGCGAGGAACCATACGGTCTGTCCTCTGATG
Proteins encoded in this region:
- the LOC116251105 gene encoding transcription factor RAX1-like, which produces MGRAPCCDKANVKRGPWSPDEDNKLKEYIQQFGTGGNWIALPQKIGLKRCGKSCRLRWLNYLRPNLKHGGFSEEEDNIICSLYINIGSRWSIIASRLPGRTDNDIKNYWNTKLKKKLLCKSKEQIQAISSSSLNGNNMNNGKHLEKPPIAFSDGIIGHQNSSWFQPCIPSLSSTAYQSQTASAYDHCSFKTLLEMTEVGRSSNLDQYDKKRIPREQLYQSCTNDYATLSNDFSISEASSSINDGDLNSPLMSQYQIKERTMNNTFEEGSSVSLPAELNDDIQAFEALNSLYGLHNTSWCGDLSSSSCGGSTDFSFLSQQQELLPAFALGPNYFVQ